Proteins from one Flavobacterium sp. N2038 genomic window:
- a CDS encoding ABC transporter permease, which produces MELKTTVYQRENNSNIGKLIKESLKDIVSSRFLAKQLAIRDIKAQYRQSFLGIIWAFITPLSTALVWIILSKSGAVKLSETGVPYPVYVFSGTLLWSIVVDSINAPMANTNAARGILSKINFPKEALILSGVYKLISNSIVKIVLLLAFLIVYGVGFHSSILLFPLAFLGIIFFGTTIGLFITPLGMLYNDIGKIITIGLNFLMYATPVVYAIPRMGLLKSLMEINPLTPLLLTTRNLLFGQHIEYSAYYFGVFAVCIPLFFLGLVFYRISIPIIVERMSA; this is translated from the coding sequence ATGGAATTAAAAACTACGGTTTATCAAAGGGAGAATAATAGTAATATTGGTAAACTTATAAAAGAGAGTCTTAAAGATATTGTTAGTTCACGGTTTTTAGCAAAACAATTAGCTATTCGCGATATTAAGGCTCAATATCGACAATCATTTTTAGGTATTATATGGGCATTTATTACACCATTATCTACTGCCTTAGTTTGGATTATTTTAAGTAAATCAGGAGCGGTAAAACTATCCGAAACAGGAGTTCCCTATCCAGTTTATGTGTTTTCGGGAACACTGCTTTGGTCTATAGTTGTAGATTCTATTAATGCACCCATGGCTAATACTAATGCAGCCCGCGGAATACTTTCTAAAATTAATTTCCCTAAGGAAGCGTTAATTTTATCTGGTGTATATAAGCTGATTTCAAATAGCATTGTAAAAATCGTTTTATTATTAGCATTTTTAATAGTGTATGGAGTTGGATTTCATTCCTCTATTTTATTATTTCCATTAGCATTTTTAGGAATTATTTTTTTTGGAACTACGATAGGATTATTTATTACTCCTTTAGGAATGCTTTATAATGACATAGGAAAAATAATTACTATAGGACTCAATTTTTTGATGTATGCAACACCGGTTGTATATGCAATTCCTAGAATGGGATTATTGAAAAGTTTAATGGAAATAAATCCATTAACTCCCTTGTTATTAACTACTAGAAATTTATTGTTTGGACAGCATATAGAGTATTCAGCATATTATTTTGGTGTATTTGCTGTTTGTATACCTTTATTTTTTCTAGGATTAGTTTTTTATAGAATTTCGATTCCAATAATTGTTGAACGTATGAGTGCTTAA
- a CDS encoding polysaccharide ABC transporter ATP-binding protein — MKENEVLVKVESLSKKFCKDLKSSLWYGVKDLFFNVLGNKNDNTNLRTNEFWAVKDINFELRRGECLGLIGHNGAGKSTLLKILNGLINPDEGKVTIKGRVCALIELGAGFNPILTGRENIYNNGAVLGFSKSEIDSKVEEIIDFAEVREFIDMPVQNYSSGMKVRLGFAVAAQMEPDVLIIDEVLSVGDLGFRVKSMNRITELLARSAVIFVSHSMAQVTTVCNEAMLLEHGKLDFYSKNVGEVVEQYFFKFQTSDEQLIGDGSVKLKSFNFIENSQKVVETSIKNGEDLKVEFEIEAVNGIENLKFRLGFFNIEYKLLAEVDSDSVNFIGKVVDGKIKVVTVVKGLYLKYGKYSIHLHVTDFDTDKKKLRQSNIGHFIVKPTITVGADFLLPSEWS, encoded by the coding sequence ATGAAGGAGAACGAAGTATTAGTAAAAGTAGAGAGTCTTTCTAAAAAGTTTTGTAAAGATTTAAAATCCAGTCTTTGGTACGGTGTGAAAGATTTGTTTTTTAATGTACTAGGGAATAAAAATGATAATACAAACTTACGCACAAATGAGTTTTGGGCAGTAAAAGATATCAATTTTGAATTAAGGCGAGGTGAATGTCTTGGATTAATAGGGCATAACGGTGCCGGTAAATCAACATTATTGAAAATATTGAATGGATTAATAAATCCAGATGAAGGCAAAGTAACCATAAAAGGAAGAGTTTGTGCCTTGATTGAACTGGGAGCTGGTTTTAATCCAATATTAACAGGTAGGGAAAATATATATAATAATGGTGCAGTTTTAGGCTTTTCAAAAAGTGAAATTGATTCAAAGGTTGAGGAAATTATTGATTTTGCCGAGGTTCGTGAATTTATTGATATGCCGGTACAAAATTACAGCAGTGGAATGAAGGTACGTTTAGGGTTTGCTGTTGCAGCTCAAATGGAACCTGATGTACTAATTATTGACGAAGTACTTTCGGTAGGAGATTTAGGTTTTAGAGTAAAATCTATGAATCGGATTACGGAATTATTGGCCAGATCTGCAGTTATATTTGTATCACATTCTATGGCTCAAGTTACAACTGTTTGTAATGAGGCAATGCTTTTGGAGCATGGTAAACTAGATTTTTATAGTAAAAATGTAGGGGAAGTCGTTGAGCAGTATTTCTTCAAATTTCAAACAAGTGATGAACAATTAATTGGAGATGGAAGTGTAAAATTAAAGTCATTTAATTTTATTGAAAACTCACAAAAAGTTGTAGAAACTTCTATTAAAAATGGAGAAGATTTGAAAGTAGAATTTGAGATTGAAGCCGTTAATGGTATTGAAAATTTAAAATTCAGATTAGGTTTTTTTAATATTGAATACAAACTTTTGGCTGAAGTCGATTCAGATTCAGTAAACTTTATTGGGAAAGTAGTTGATGGAAAAATTAAAGTGGTTACCGTTGTTAAAGGACTATATTTGAAATATGGAAAATATAGTATTCACTTGCACGTAACAGATTTTGATACAGATAAAAAAAAATTAAGACAAAGTAATATTGGTCACTTTATTGTAAAACCAACAATTACTGTCGGGGCCGATTTTTTACTGCCTAGCGAGTGGAGCTAA
- a CDS encoding cytidylyltransferase domain-containing protein: MPFFDGKCILEIIVEKLKKSFPLISIIVCTTIDKKDDAVVKFCENKNLNYFRGDEKNVLKRFIEAGYFYKAQNIVRICADNPFLDVNFLEELLRFHNENQEADYWSYKNGKNVPVIKTHFGFFAEIVTIDALLKVASITSEPIYLEHVTNFIYENDLFESKLKILPGFLKERNDLRFTIDDFSDFEILQEVYHYYNEVNYDIEKTILFVEKNPLILKSMIENINKYSK, encoded by the coding sequence TTGCCTTTTTTTGATGGTAAGTGTATTTTAGAAATTATTGTAGAGAAACTTAAAAAGAGTTTTCCTTTAATATCCATAATAGTCTGCACAACGATCGATAAGAAAGATGATGCTGTAGTTAAATTCTGTGAAAATAAAAATCTGAATTATTTTAGAGGTGATGAAAAGAATGTTTTAAAAAGATTTATAGAGGCGGGGTATTTTTATAAGGCACAAAATATTGTTCGAATTTGTGCCGACAATCCTTTTCTGGATGTCAATTTTTTAGAAGAATTACTTAGATTTCATAATGAAAATCAAGAGGCTGATTATTGGAGTTACAAGAATGGTAAAAATGTTCCTGTTATTAAAACACATTTTGGTTTTTTTGCTGAGATAGTAACCATAGATGCTTTGTTAAAAGTTGCATCAATTACTTCTGAACCTATATACTTAGAGCATGTGACAAATTTTATTTATGAAAATGATTTGTTTGAAAGTAAATTAAAAATTTTACCTGGTTTTTTAAAAGAAAGAAATGATTTACGCTTCACAATAGATGATTTTTCTGATTTTGAAATACTGCAAGAAGTATATCACTATTATAATGAAGTGAACTATGATATTGAAAAAACGATTCTTTTCGTAGAAAAAAATCCATTAATTTTAAAAAGTATGATTGAAAATATTAATAAGTATTCAAAATGA
- a CDS encoding N-acetylneuraminate synthase family protein, which yields MTYIIGEIGQNHNGSVELAKVIIDLASREIKDEVFGNLLRGMDAVKLTKRDLNQELSQSQMSRIYDSPHSFGKTYGEHREKLELSDEEHFEVYKYAKTKGLDFVETLCAVGCLSILGYFSPDKLKVASRDLTNLPLLEALAETKIPIIVSTGMAGKKELDDAIEVITKYHSDLSILHCVSQYPTEPKNVNLNTIKYLLANYSDFVIGYSDHTIGISTPVAAVAMGAKIIEKHITLDRRMKGTDQAGSLGPDGVYRMVRDIRILDQSMGIEDIFIVPETATAKEKLERSIATNKKIKSGTIITEADIHMLSPGDGFKWAERHQVIGKKMKEDLLQNEIIYTKDLI from the coding sequence ATGACATATATAATTGGTGAAATAGGCCAAAATCACAATGGTTCGGTTGAATTAGCTAAAGTTATAATTGATTTAGCTTCAAGAGAGATTAAAGATGAGGTTTTTGGAAATTTATTGCGAGGGATGGATGCTGTAAAGCTGACTAAACGTGACCTAAATCAAGAGTTATCACAATCACAAATGTCCAGAATTTACGATTCTCCACATTCTTTTGGAAAAACATATGGTGAGCATCGTGAAAAACTTGAACTATCAGATGAAGAGCATTTTGAGGTATATAAATACGCAAAAACAAAAGGTCTTGATTTTGTTGAAACACTTTGTGCTGTTGGTTGTTTATCAATTTTAGGATATTTTAGTCCTGATAAATTAAAAGTAGCAAGTAGAGATTTAACTAATTTGCCACTATTGGAAGCCTTAGCCGAAACTAAAATACCAATAATTGTCTCTACAGGCATGGCAGGGAAGAAAGAATTAGACGATGCGATCGAAGTTATAACAAAATATCATTCAGATTTATCAATACTGCACTGTGTTTCTCAGTATCCTACAGAACCTAAAAATGTTAATTTAAATACCATCAAGTATTTATTGGCTAACTATAGTGATTTTGTAATAGGTTATTCGGATCATACAATAGGAATTTCTACTCCTGTAGCTGCAGTAGCAATGGGAGCAAAAATTATAGAAAAACATATTACTCTTGATAGAAGAATGAAAGGTACTGATCAGGCTGGTTCTTTGGGACCTGATGGAGTTTATAGAATGGTGCGAGATATCAGGATTCTAGATCAATCTATGGGAATTGAAGATATTTTTATCGTTCCGGAAACGGCAACAGCAAAAGAAAAATTGGAACGATCGATTGCAACAAACAAAAAGATAAAATCGGGAACAATAATTACCGAAGCAGATATTCATATGCTATCTCCGGGAGATGGTTTTAAATGGGCTGAACGCCATCAGGTTATTGGAAAGAAAATGAAAGAAGACCTTTTACAAAATGAGATTATTTACACAAAGGATTTAATATAG
- a CDS encoding crotonobetainyl-CoA--carnitine CoA-transferase, which yields MAIEIKSIASSVELENRNRLNSLFNNCPIPDNERLANSGLFVKRQDLTKQLFFNDLYSKIMGVHGVIMEFGVRWGQNLVTLNNLRGIHEPFNYSRKIIGFDTFSGFEEVSEKDGNHEVIKKGAFSVTSEYEKYLEEILDYHEKECPVSHVKKNTLVKGDAVVMLKKYLEEHPETIIAFAYFDFDVYEPTKKCLEMIKPYLTKGSIIGFDELNDPQFPGETVALRESLGLNNVAVKRSKYSGIQSYFEF from the coding sequence ATGGCAATAGAAATAAAAAGTATAGCTTCTTCGGTAGAATTAGAAAATAGAAACAGATTGAATTCTCTTTTTAATAATTGTCCAATACCTGATAATGAAAGATTGGCAAATTCTGGTTTATTCGTTAAAAGGCAAGATTTGACAAAGCAACTTTTTTTTAATGATTTGTATTCAAAAATAATGGGAGTTCATGGTGTTATAATGGAATTCGGTGTTAGATGGGGACAAAATCTTGTAACATTAAATAATTTAAGAGGCATTCATGAACCTTTTAATTACAGTAGAAAAATAATTGGGTTTGATACATTTTCGGGTTTTGAAGAAGTTAGTGAAAAAGACGGAAATCATGAAGTTATAAAAAAAGGAGCATTTTCAGTTACATCCGAATATGAAAAGTATCTGGAAGAAATTTTGGATTATCATGAAAAAGAATGTCCAGTTTCACATGTAAAGAAAAATACTTTAGTTAAGGGGGATGCCGTTGTAATGTTAAAGAAGTATTTAGAAGAACATCCCGAAACTATAATTGCATTTGCTTATTTTGATTTTGATGTATATGAACCAACTAAGAAATGTTTAGAGATGATTAAGCCTTATTTAACAAAAGGATCTATCATTGGTTTTGATGAATTAAATGACCCTCAATTTCCGGGTGAAACAGTAGCTCTTAGAGAAAGTTTAGGATTAAATAATGTGGCTGTGAAAAGAAGTAAGTATAGTGGGATTCAATCTTATTTTGAGTTTTAA
- a CDS encoding KdsC family phosphatase, which produces MKVPKLVLTDIDGVWTDGGMYYDQTGNEWKKFNTSDSAGILFCKKANIPVGIITGEDTEIVKRRSEKLKIDFLYQGISDKLTIAKEICKELQISLDDVAYIGDDLGDIELLSKVGISASPANAPEYIKSRVNFVTTKAGGEGAFREFVETILGEDFVLRLLC; this is translated from the coding sequence ATGAAAGTACCAAAATTAGTTTTAACAGATATTGATGGTGTTTGGACAGATGGCGGGATGTATTATGACCAGACGGGAAATGAATGGAAAAAGTTTAATACCTCAGATAGTGCTGGGATTTTGTTTTGTAAAAAAGCAAATATTCCAGTTGGGATCATTACAGGAGAAGATACAGAAATAGTAAAACGGCGGTCAGAAAAATTAAAAATTGATTTTTTATATCAAGGAATTTCAGATAAACTTACAATTGCTAAAGAGATTTGTAAAGAACTGCAAATTTCACTAGATGATGTAGCTTATATAGGTGATGATTTAGGGGATATTGAATTACTATCTAAAGTAGGGATTAGCGCTTCTCCTGCAAATGCTCCTGAATATATAAAATCTAGGGTAAACTTTGTAACCACAAAAGCAGGAGGAGAAGGTGCATTTCGTGAATTCGTAGAAACTATTTTAGGCGAAGATTTTGTTTTGAGGTTGTTATGTTAG